One window of Vitis riparia cultivar Riparia Gloire de Montpellier isolate 1030 chromosome 5, EGFV_Vit.rip_1.0, whole genome shotgun sequence genomic DNA carries:
- the LOC117915127 gene encoding uncharacterized protein LOC117915127, with the protein MILLQGLMDSLTTWHSNLECFLNGVTPIVPSQSLSQECVQDLNNRWRLPGQDKIEYFTLADLWDCYDEWSAYGIGIPLKLDGGENIMQYYVPYLSAIHIYTSKSLATPRTPKEDSDTADPESDCWSDDSENDKLSRSLSNNSSKTWDTISDDLSSDPEGSLSMKNHLGYLYLQHNEMSSPYWRIPLMDKIVELSKNYPALMTLKSVDLSPASWMAVAWYPIYHIPLGRNVKDLSTCFLTYHTLSSSFQDVVDVDDDGDKRKSSFCKEGESKGERSSRVSLHPFGLATYKMQGNLWIKPQTSDHEKMVYLHCAADSWLKQLRADHHDYYFFTSHSTM; encoded by the exons ATGATTTTATTGCAGGGATTAATGGATTCTCTTACAACCTGGCATTCAAATCTTGAATGCTTTCTTAATGGAGTAACTCCAATTGTTCCTTCACAATCCCTTTCTCAG GAATGTGTTCAAGATTTAAACAACAGATGGAGACTACCTGGCCAGGATAAAATTGAATACTTCACTTTGGCAGATCTTTGGGATTGCTATGATGAATGGAGTGCATATGGGATTGGAATCCCACTCAAGTTGGATGGTGGAGAAAACATTATGCAATACTATGTTCCTTATCTATCTGCTATTCATATTTACACCAGCAAATCTCTGGCCACTCCCAG GACTCCAAAGGAGGACAGTGACACTGCAGATCCTGAGAGTGATTGTTGGAGTGATGATAGTGAGAATGATAAATTGTCAAGATCTCTAAGCAACAACTCAAGCAAAACTTGGGACACCATTTCTGATGATTTGAGTTCTGACCCTGAGGGTTCCTTGTCTATGAAAAATCACCTTGGCTACCTTTACTTGCAGCATAATGAGATGTCCTCTCCTTACTGGAGGATCCCACTCATGGACAAG ATAGTTGAACTAAGTAAGAATTATCCTGCATTGATGACATTGAAGAGTGTGGATCTCTCTCCAGCTAGTTGGATGGCTGTTGCTTG GTATCCTATTTATCATATTCCACTGGGGAGAAATGTGAAGGACTTGTCCACATGCTTCCTCACATACCATACATTGTCTTCATCTTTCCAAG ATGTAGTGGATGTGGATGATGATGGCGACAAAAGGAAAAGCAGTTTTTGCAAAGAAGGGGAATCTAAGGGAGAGAGGAGTAGCAGGGTTTCCCTTCATCCCTTTGGCTTGGCTACTTACAAGATGCAAGGCAACCTTTGGATAAAGCCACAGACTTCTGATCATGAGAAGATGGTTTACCTTCATTGTGCTGCAGATTCCTGGCTGAAGCAACTCAGAGCTGATCACCATGACTATTACTTCTTCACTTCCCATTCTACCATGTGA